In Nicotiana tabacum cultivar K326 chromosome 19, ASM71507v2, whole genome shotgun sequence, one DNA window encodes the following:
- the LOC107802312 gene encoding uncharacterized protein LOC107802312 isoform X2, with amino-acid sequence MAKRNLSDSETEERNSGSSSDSGDSPVEMEPQSTGKITEYEKQRMKRIQENKARMEAMGLHNMATSLMGFSQKPQKKGKDKKGKKKVVDEDEDYEPAQSEDLLSASGEEDEQHDVDYEVSKSQLKKSKKKTQTPKKRVSNTTVPTDTDFVDDDDALMQAIALSLQDSSGFLNLANEVPRQVTDADSAHKASNEKASSKKASNKKEVGSCNQGDTTWKRKRKQQTRNRVQMTEDDLIMHFFQFDEAGKESISLRDLRRVATSHDFTWSDEELAKMIHCFDSNGDGKLSLDDFRKIVVKCNMIKGSEDAA; translated from the exons ATGGCAAAACGGAATCTTTCAGACTCAGAAACAGAAGAGAGAAACTCAGGCTCAAGCTCGGACTCAGGGGACTCCCCGGTGGAAATGGAACCCCAAAGTACCGGGAAAATCACAGAGTATGAGAAACAAAGAATGAAGAGAATTCAAGAAAACAAAGCAAGAATGGAGGCAATGGGTCTCCACAATATGGCCACCTCTTTGATGGGGTTTTCCCAAAAACCCCAGAAAAAAGGCAAggacaaaaagggaaaaaagaaagtggttgatgaagatgaagattatgagccagCTCAAAGTGAGGACCTTTTAAGTGCTTCAGGCGAAGAAGATGAACAACATGATGTGGATTATGAAGTTTCAAAGTCCCAATTGAAAAAG TCAAAGAAAAAAACTCAAACTCCTAAGAAGAGAGTTTCTAACACAACGGTACCAACTGACACGGATTTTGTGGACGACGATGACGCCTTAATGCAG GCTATTGCCTTGTCACTACAAGATTCTTCAGGTTTCTTGAATCTTGCAAATGAAGTACCTAGGCAAGTCACTGATGCAGATTCCGCGCATAAGGCCAGCAATGAAAAAGCTTCTTCCAAAAAGGCCAGTAACAAAAAAGAAGTAGGTTCCTGCAATCAGGGAGATACTActtggaagaggaagagaaaaCAACAG ACAAGAAATCGAGTGCAGATGACTGAGGATGACTTGATTATGCATTTCTTTCAGTTCGATG AAGCTGGAAAAGAGAGTATAAGTCTCAGAGATTTACGGAGGGTGGCAACTTCCCATGATTTTACATGGTCAGATGAGGAGCTGGCAAAGATGATACATTGCTTTGATTCCAATGGAGATGGAAAG TTGAGCCTGGATGATTTTCGCAAGATTGTGgtcaaatgcaatatgataaAAGGTTCTGAAGATGCTGCTTGA
- the LOC107802312 gene encoding uncharacterized protein LOC107802312 isoform X1 produces MAKRNLSDSETEERNSGSSSDSGDSPVEMEPQSTGKITEYEKQRMKRIQENKARMEAMGLHNMATSLMGFSQKPQKKGKDKKGKKKVVDEDEDYEPAQSEDLLSASGEEDEQHDVDYEVSKSQLKKSKKKTQTPKKRVSNTTVPTDTDFVDDDDALMQAIALSLQDSSGFLNLANEVPRQVTDADSAHKASNEKASSKKASNKKEVGSCNQGDTTWKRKRKQQQTRNRVQMTEDDLIMHFFQFDEAGKESISLRDLRRVATSHDFTWSDEELAKMIHCFDSNGDGKLSLDDFRKIVVKCNMIKGSEDAA; encoded by the exons ATGGCAAAACGGAATCTTTCAGACTCAGAAACAGAAGAGAGAAACTCAGGCTCAAGCTCGGACTCAGGGGACTCCCCGGTGGAAATGGAACCCCAAAGTACCGGGAAAATCACAGAGTATGAGAAACAAAGAATGAAGAGAATTCAAGAAAACAAAGCAAGAATGGAGGCAATGGGTCTCCACAATATGGCCACCTCTTTGATGGGGTTTTCCCAAAAACCCCAGAAAAAAGGCAAggacaaaaagggaaaaaagaaagtggttgatgaagatgaagattatgagccagCTCAAAGTGAGGACCTTTTAAGTGCTTCAGGCGAAGAAGATGAACAACATGATGTGGATTATGAAGTTTCAAAGTCCCAATTGAAAAAG TCAAAGAAAAAAACTCAAACTCCTAAGAAGAGAGTTTCTAACACAACGGTACCAACTGACACGGATTTTGTGGACGACGATGACGCCTTAATGCAG GCTATTGCCTTGTCACTACAAGATTCTTCAGGTTTCTTGAATCTTGCAAATGAAGTACCTAGGCAAGTCACTGATGCAGATTCCGCGCATAAGGCCAGCAATGAAAAAGCTTCTTCCAAAAAGGCCAGTAACAAAAAAGAAGTAGGTTCCTGCAATCAGGGAGATACTActtggaagaggaagagaaaaCAACAG CAGACAAGAAATCGAGTGCAGATGACTGAGGATGACTTGATTATGCATTTCTTTCAGTTCGATG AAGCTGGAAAAGAGAGTATAAGTCTCAGAGATTTACGGAGGGTGGCAACTTCCCATGATTTTACATGGTCAGATGAGGAGCTGGCAAAGATGATACATTGCTTTGATTCCAATGGAGATGGAAAG TTGAGCCTGGATGATTTTCGCAAGATTGTGgtcaaatgcaatatgataaAAGGTTCTGAAGATGCTGCTTGA
- the LOC107802312 gene encoding uncharacterized protein LOC107802312 isoform X4 — MAKRNLSDSETEERNSGSSSDSGDSPVEMEPQSTGKITEYEKQRMKRIQENKARMEAMGLHNMATSLMGFSQKPQKKGKDKKGKKKVVDEDEDYEPAQSEDLLSASGEEDEQHDVDYEVSKSQLKKSKKKTQTPKKRVSNTTVPTDTDFVDDDDALMQAIALSLQDSSGFLNLANEVPRQVTDADSAHKASNEKASSKKASNKKEVGSCNQGDTTWKRKRKQQTRNRVQMTEDDLIMHFFQFDAGKESISLRDLRRVATSHDFTWSDEELAKMIHCFDSNGDGKLSLDDFRKIVVKCNMIKGSEDAA, encoded by the exons ATGGCAAAACGGAATCTTTCAGACTCAGAAACAGAAGAGAGAAACTCAGGCTCAAGCTCGGACTCAGGGGACTCCCCGGTGGAAATGGAACCCCAAAGTACCGGGAAAATCACAGAGTATGAGAAACAAAGAATGAAGAGAATTCAAGAAAACAAAGCAAGAATGGAGGCAATGGGTCTCCACAATATGGCCACCTCTTTGATGGGGTTTTCCCAAAAACCCCAGAAAAAAGGCAAggacaaaaagggaaaaaagaaagtggttgatgaagatgaagattatgagccagCTCAAAGTGAGGACCTTTTAAGTGCTTCAGGCGAAGAAGATGAACAACATGATGTGGATTATGAAGTTTCAAAGTCCCAATTGAAAAAG TCAAAGAAAAAAACTCAAACTCCTAAGAAGAGAGTTTCTAACACAACGGTACCAACTGACACGGATTTTGTGGACGACGATGACGCCTTAATGCAG GCTATTGCCTTGTCACTACAAGATTCTTCAGGTTTCTTGAATCTTGCAAATGAAGTACCTAGGCAAGTCACTGATGCAGATTCCGCGCATAAGGCCAGCAATGAAAAAGCTTCTTCCAAAAAGGCCAGTAACAAAAAAGAAGTAGGTTCCTGCAATCAGGGAGATACTActtggaagaggaagagaaaaCAACAG ACAAGAAATCGAGTGCAGATGACTGAGGATGACTTGATTATGCATTTCTTTCAGTTCGATG CTGGAAAAGAGAGTATAAGTCTCAGAGATTTACGGAGGGTGGCAACTTCCCATGATTTTACATGGTCAGATGAGGAGCTGGCAAAGATGATACATTGCTTTGATTCCAATGGAGATGGAAAG TTGAGCCTGGATGATTTTCGCAAGATTGTGgtcaaatgcaatatgataaAAGGTTCTGAAGATGCTGCTTGA
- the LOC107802312 gene encoding uncharacterized protein LOC107802312 isoform X3 has protein sequence MAKRNLSDSETEERNSGSSSDSGDSPVEMEPQSTGKITEYEKQRMKRIQENKARMEAMGLHNMATSLMGFSQKPQKKGKDKKGKKKVVDEDEDYEPAQSEDLLSASGEEDEQHDVDYEVSKSQLKKSKKKTQTPKKRVSNTTVPTDTDFVDDDDALMQAIALSLQDSSGFLNLANEVPRQVTDADSAHKASNEKASSKKASNKKEVGSCNQGDTTWKRKRKQQQTRNRVQMTEDDLIMHFFQFDAGKESISLRDLRRVATSHDFTWSDEELAKMIHCFDSNGDGKLSLDDFRKIVVKCNMIKGSEDAA, from the exons ATGGCAAAACGGAATCTTTCAGACTCAGAAACAGAAGAGAGAAACTCAGGCTCAAGCTCGGACTCAGGGGACTCCCCGGTGGAAATGGAACCCCAAAGTACCGGGAAAATCACAGAGTATGAGAAACAAAGAATGAAGAGAATTCAAGAAAACAAAGCAAGAATGGAGGCAATGGGTCTCCACAATATGGCCACCTCTTTGATGGGGTTTTCCCAAAAACCCCAGAAAAAAGGCAAggacaaaaagggaaaaaagaaagtggttgatgaagatgaagattatgagccagCTCAAAGTGAGGACCTTTTAAGTGCTTCAGGCGAAGAAGATGAACAACATGATGTGGATTATGAAGTTTCAAAGTCCCAATTGAAAAAG TCAAAGAAAAAAACTCAAACTCCTAAGAAGAGAGTTTCTAACACAACGGTACCAACTGACACGGATTTTGTGGACGACGATGACGCCTTAATGCAG GCTATTGCCTTGTCACTACAAGATTCTTCAGGTTTCTTGAATCTTGCAAATGAAGTACCTAGGCAAGTCACTGATGCAGATTCCGCGCATAAGGCCAGCAATGAAAAAGCTTCTTCCAAAAAGGCCAGTAACAAAAAAGAAGTAGGTTCCTGCAATCAGGGAGATACTActtggaagaggaagagaaaaCAACAG CAGACAAGAAATCGAGTGCAGATGACTGAGGATGACTTGATTATGCATTTCTTTCAGTTCGATG CTGGAAAAGAGAGTATAAGTCTCAGAGATTTACGGAGGGTGGCAACTTCCCATGATTTTACATGGTCAGATGAGGAGCTGGCAAAGATGATACATTGCTTTGATTCCAATGGAGATGGAAAG TTGAGCCTGGATGATTTTCGCAAGATTGTGgtcaaatgcaatatgataaAAGGTTCTGAAGATGCTGCTTGA